One segment of Meleagris gallopavo isolate NT-WF06-2002-E0010 breed Aviagen turkey brand Nicholas breeding stock chromosome 8, Turkey_5.1, whole genome shotgun sequence DNA contains the following:
- the PDZD8 gene encoding PDZ domain-containing protein 8, whose translation MTGKVLEGLSLRDVYLGNVLPVFKAVRLIRPMVCSEEGCPEELGFEVDLEYNGGFHLAIDADLVFGKSAYLFVKLSRVMGKLKLVFTRLPFTHWYFSFMDDPLIVFEVKSQFEGRPMPQLTSIIVNQFKKVIKRKHTLPNYKIRYKPFFPFQVSSPDEYEDRDLCIQDLPLTEGRLKVTLIECTRLFIFGSYEKETNVHCTMELSSSIWEEKSRSSIKTHST comes from the exons ATGACGGGGAAGGTGTTGGAGGGGCTGAGCCTTCGGGACGTGTATCTGGGCAACGTCCTGCCCGTCTTCAAGGCCGTCCGGCTCATCCGGCCCATGGTGTGCAGCGAGGAGGGCTGTCCCGAGGAGCTGGGCTTCGAGGTGGACCTGGAGTACAACGGCGGCTTCCATCTGGCCATCGACGCAGACCTGGTCTTTGGCAAGTCGGCCTACCTCTTTGTCAAGCTGTCCCGGGTGATGGGCAAGCTGAAGCTGGTCTTCACGCGCCTGCCCTTCACGCACTGGTACTTCTCCTTCATGGATGACCCACTGATCGTCTTCGAAGTCAAGTCGCAGTTTGAAGGGAGGCCCATGCCTCAGCTCACTTCCATCATTGTCAACCAGTTCAAGAAGGTTATCAAGCGCAAGCACACCCTGCCCAATTACAAAATCAG gTACAagcctttctttccatttcaagtGTCGTCACCTGATGAGTATGAAGATCGAGACCTCTGTATACAGGATTTACCACTGACAGAAGGTCGACTAAAAGTCACATTAATTGAATGTACAAG GTTATTTATATTTGGATCctatgaaaaggaaacaaatgttCATTGCACAATGGAGCTGAGCAGTAgtatttgggaagaaaaatcaaGGAGTTCTATTAAAACG
- the LOC100550038 gene encoding synaptic vesicular amine transporter — MGMLASVYTDDEERGNAMGIALGGLAMGVLVGPPFGSIMYEFVGKSSPFLVLAALALFDGAVQLFVLQPSRAQAESQKGTPLLTLMKDPYIIIAAGSICFANMAIAMLEPALPIWMMETMCSKKWQLGVAFLPASISYLIGTNLFGILAHKMGRWLCALLGMLIVGISILCVPFAKNIYGLIAPNFGVGFAIGMVDSSMMPIMGYLVDLRHVSVYGSVYAIADVAFCMGFAIGPSAGGAIAKAIGFPWLMTIIGIVDILFAPLCFFLRSPPAKEEKMAILMDHNCPVKTKMYTQNNIQSYPIGDEEEYESDE, encoded by the exons ATGGGTATGCTTGCCAGTGTATACACAGACGATGAAGAGAGAGGCAACGCGATGGGAATTGCACTGGGAGGCCTTGCTATGGGAGTATTAG TGGGCCCACCCTTTGGGAGCATCATGTATGAGTTTGTGGGGAAGAGCTCTCCGTTCCTCGTGCTGGCAGCTCTGGCTCTGTTTGATGGAG CTGTTCAATTATTTGTTCTGCAGCCGTCCAGAGCACAGGCAGAA AGTCAGAAGGGGACACCATTACTGACGCTTATGAAGGACCCATATATCATCATTGCAGCAG GATCGATCTGCTTTGCAAACATGGCTATTGCAATGCTTGAACCAGCACTACCCATCTGGATGATGGAGACCATGTGTTCGAAAAAATGGCAACTGG GCGTTGCGTTTCTTCCAGCCAGTATCTCTTATCTTATTGGGACTAATCTTTTTGGGATACTTGCGCACAAAATGGGAAG gTGGCTCTGTGCTCTACTAGGAATGCTCATTGTGGGAATAAGCATCTTATGT GTACCATTTGCTAAGAACATCTATGGGCTCATAGCACCCAATTTCGGAGTAGGATTTGCCATTG GAATGGTGGATTCCTCCATGATGCCCATCATGGGCTACCTCGTGGATCTGCGCCATGTGTCGGTCTATGGCAGTGTCTATGCCATAGCTGATGTTGCCTTTTGCATGGGCTTTGCAATAG GTCCCTCTGCTGGCGGTGCCATTGCAAAAGCAATTGGATTTCCATGGCTCATGACAATTATAGGGATTGTGGATATTCTCTTTGCTcctctgtgctttttccttcGAAGTCCACCtgccaaagaagagaaaatg GCTATACTCATGGATCACAACTGCcctgttaaaacaaaaatgtatacTCAGAACAACATCCAGTCCTATCCCATAGGTGATGAAGAAGAATATGAAAGTGATGAGTAA